The DNA window CGGCGCAGGTGGAGGCGACGAACTTCCGCTGCGACGTGCGTGGCATGCGTGCGGACGACGCGCTCGCGGAGGTGGAGTCGTTCCTGGACCGGGGCATGCGCAGCGGAGAGGAAGCCGCGCTCATCGTCCACGGCCATGGGACGGGGGCACTGAAGCAGGCCCTGCGGGACTACCTGGCGAACTCACCGTACATCCGCATGTATCGCCCCGGAGAGAGCCACGAGGGTGGCGACGGCGTCACCGTGGTGGCGCTGCGCTCCTGAGCCGCCGACAGAGTGGATTGAAAGGCCCTGCCCATCGGCAGGGCCTTTTTTGTTTCGCACGGGCCTCGCGATGAACACCGCGGGGCCTTCGTGCGCAGGCCTTTGAATCCCAACGGGTTTGGGCTTGCGGCGCGATTCATCCATGTAGGACCGCCGGCGGCACGCGGCTCACGGCCTCGGACACCTGGGCACATGTCTGGGATGACTCGGGGGCCCCTCTTTCGCATCATCAAGACACAGGAAGAGATTGGGCAGAATCATCACTCGCGTTCGTGATGGACAAGAACGCAGCAAGCGCTCCGACATCGGCCGAGTCACCGTCGACCCGACATCCGTCAAACCATACACCAAGACAGCCTCGAGGCGCTGCGCCATCATGAATGGCAGAACACATCCACACTCTGATGTTGCCAATCATTTCCAACACCTCGACGGCATGACGATTCGTCACCTCCTGGCAATCAGCTTCGACGTTCTCTCGTGAGAACGACCCGAATGTTCATTGCTTGCTCGCGCACCTATCGCTGTTCGAGTTGACCCCTCCATCCACGAGCGTCACTCTTTGTTGCTGAGACAGCCCAATGAACATCCGCCTGCCGAAGATTGCTTTGGAGGAGGCCTATCTCCACCCCACCGATGTCGCCCGAGTGCTCGGCGACGAAGCCGCCCTCGCACAGATCTCCGATGGCGGTGGCGTCACGACCGACTATTACCGGCCGATTCTCCATCGCCTCGGCGATTTCGATGAGGCCCGCCTGCACAGCATGGACGATGCGGGCATCGCTCACGCAATCCTGTCCCTGACCGCACCGGGGATCCAACGCATCGTCGACCCGAGAGTGGCCGCCACACAGGCTCGGCTCGAGAACGACTTCTTGGCGGGGCGGATCGCGGAGCACCCGGGGCGGTATTCTGGATTCGCCGCCGTCGCACTTCAGGCAGGGGCAGAAGCCATCGCCGAGACTCGGCGCGCAGTCACGGACCTCGGCTTCAAGGGCGTGCTGATCAACGGCTACACCAACACCCTTGACCCGAACGTCGGCCTCTACCTCGACGATCCCTCGCTCTACGGATTCTGGGAGACGATCTGCGAGCTCGACGTCCCGGTCTACCTGCACCCTCGCCCATCGCTTCCGGGCGGGCTCGCGCCCTACTCCAGCTACCCCGAAATGAAGGGCGCCACCTGGGGCTTCGGTATGGAAACCGCGTCGCACACCGTCCGGCTTCTTCTGGGCGGACACTTCGACCGATTCCCGAGCTGCAAACTCATTCTCGGGCACATGGGCGAGGGCCTTCCCGCCCTGCTGTGGCGAACCCAGAACATGTTCGACCTGAACCCCTTCAACAGACGGCTCAAGAAGACGCTCCCGGAGTACTTCGCCGACAACATCTGGATCACCACCAGCGGAAGCTTCTCGGACAGCGCACTCACGAACGCCATCCTCACCGTCGGAGCCGACCACATCATGTTCTCGGTCGACTACCCCTACTCCGAGAGCACTCCCGCGGCGGCATGGATTGACCGTGCCCCTATCAGCGAGCTCGACCGACGAAAGATCACCCACGGCAATGCCAGGGACCTGTTCCAACTCCCCCTGCAACCCGCTGGGGAATCAACGCCGAGGGCAACCTCGACCGCGACCTCATCGGACTATGGCAGGCTGATTTGACACGGCACCTGCCCCAGACGGCTTCGGGCGCGTTGGAACACCCGGTGGCGTCGACGGAGCAAGCGCGGCGGGAGGCTCCTCGCTTTCGCGCCAGCATCATCCCGCGGTCAGGCCCGGCGAAGCGCGAGCGTCCCGGCTCGCGCACTCGCACCGAGGGACACACATGCACTGGGTCATTCAGAACAACCTGTTCAACGAGCGTGGCTTCCGCGAGCTCGTGCAGGTCCTGGAGCGCGGTGGCATCCCTCACACGCTGGTGAAGGTGATTCCCTTCGACGGGGGCGTGGAGCCCTTCGTCGATGTCGCGGGCCCCATCGTCATCATGGGCTCGCTCACCCTCACGCGTTACGCGAGGAGCCGCGGCTGGACGCCCGGCGCGTTCCTCAACGACCAGTTCGACTTTCGGTGCTGGCATGAGCACCTCGGCGAGCACCTGCTGAACGCCGATGCCCACGTCTGCCGCTTCGCCGACGTGCCCGAGCGGGAGGGACCGTTCTTCATCCGCCCCTGCCTGGATGACAAGGCGTTCTCGGGAATGGTCACCACGTGGGAGGACTTCCGTCACTGGCGCGAGGGAGTCCTCGCGGCCCAGGAGTACCCGCAGCTCACCGCGGAGACCTGGGTGGCCGTCAGCGAGCCTCGGCACATCCAGAGTGAGTACCGGATGGTGGTCGTCGACAGCCGGGTCATCACGGGGACGCGATACAAGCTGGGGGCGCGGGTCTTCGCGTCGCCGGAGGTCGAGCCCGTGGTGTGGACCTTCGCCCAGAGGATGGCGGACCGTTGGGGGCCGGACCGGGCCTACGTGCTGGATGTCTTCATGCACCAGCACCAGCCCTACGTAGGGGAGATCAACACCCTCAATGCCGCCGGCTTCTATGCCTACGACGTGGGGAAGATGGTCGCGGCCATTGAGGCCATGACCTTCTGACGCCATCTTCCCCGCGTCACTTCAACGGATTCCAGTGCGGCTGACGGTGACCGAGGAGATGACGTCATTCCACGGCCCGCCAGCCACGCTGTTGATGTCCGTCACGCTGCGCGGCGTGGTGAAGCAGCGGCCTGACTGATACGCGTGCTCACACAGCGTCGCCTGATAGGGCCCCAGAATCGTCACGGAGCTCAGCAGGTCGTTGAAGCCCAGGTCGCCCAGGAAGCCCACGGAGGACGTGAGCTGCACCACGTTCCCTTCCTGCTGACCGTGCTCGTGGAGATACACCCCATCCGCGGCCGAGTACCCCTGGACCGCGTAGATGTAGTCCCCCGACGAGACTTTGTAGCCCCGGCCGTAGTCCGCATACGCCCAGTTGCTCAGCCCTCCCGGAGTCCGCTTCACCACCACGGACCAGAGCTGGAATGGAAAGCGCGAGCTCAGGCGGCCATGGAGCTGCTGGGCCCTGTCTCCCGAACCACCCGAGAGACTCCCGAGCTGTCCATTCACGAATCCCGCCAGATACGCGGGGCCCACCACACTCGTCACCGTCCGCGACGGGAAGGCGATGTGCGTGAAGTCATCCATCGAATCGGACTGGTAGAAGGCCCCCTCGTGGTGCATCCACCCTGCCCACTCGCGCTTCAACGCCATGAAGTGCCAGGACCGCCCCGGCGCGGCGTTCGACAGGAACGCCTGAATCCCATACCAGCGCGACTCCGCATCCCCGCCAATCG is part of the Myxococcus landrumus genome and encodes:
- a CDS encoding ATP-grasp domain-containing protein, whose amino-acid sequence is MHWVIQNNLFNERGFRELVQVLERGGIPHTLVKVIPFDGGVEPFVDVAGPIVIMGSLTLTRYARSRGWTPGAFLNDQFDFRCWHEHLGEHLLNADAHVCRFADVPEREGPFFIRPCLDDKAFSGMVTTWEDFRHWREGVLAAQEYPQLTAETWVAVSEPRHIQSEYRMVVVDSRVITGTRYKLGARVFASPEVEPVVWTFAQRMADRWGPDRAYVLDVFMHQHQPYVGEINTLNAAGFYAYDVGKMVAAIEAMTF
- a CDS encoding amidohydrolase family protein, translated to MNIRLPKIALEEAYLHPTDVARVLGDEAALAQISDGGGVTTDYYRPILHRLGDFDEARLHSMDDAGIAHAILSLTAPGIQRIVDPRVAATQARLENDFLAGRIAEHPGRYSGFAAVALQAGAEAIAETRRAVTDLGFKGVLINGYTNTLDPNVGLYLDDPSLYGFWETICELDVPVYLHPRPSLPGGLAPYSSYPEMKGATWGFGMETASHTVRLLLGGHFDRFPSCKLILGHMGEGLPALLWRTQNMFDLNPFNRRLKKTLPEYFADNIWITTSGSFSDSALTNAILTVGADHIMFSVDYPYSESTPAAAWIDRAPISELDRRKITHGNARDLFQLPLQPAGESTPRATSTATSSDYGRLI